The nucleotide window ATAATGTTCGAGATCTTTTGGCTTTAACACTAATTTTCTTTTTCCAGAAAATAACTCTAATGATTGACCCGCATTAATCATTTGCATATCCGTCACAAACTCTTCACGTGCTTCAGCGCGTTTAGGATTAATACTAATCATTTTATTACCTTTGCCTTTGGAAAGCTCTGGCAATTCTTTTACGGGAAAAACCAACATACGTCCTTCATTCGTGATTAACGCGATTAATGCAGAATCAAGATTCGACACAAGTTGCGGAACAAGTACTTGCGCAGCAGTTGGTAACTTTAATAACACTTTTCCAGCTTTGTTGCGTGAATAAAGTTCTTGAAGTTTAACCACAAATCCATAACCGGCATCCGACGCAATAATATAATATTGATCATCTGCGCCCATCATTGCCGCGATAAATGTCGCGCCGGCGGGTGGCGTGACATGCCCAGATAATGGCTCACCTTGTCCACGCGCTGACGGCAATGTATTCGCCAGTAATGAGTAGGCTCGCCCGGTGCTATCTAAGAAAACCACTTGCTCTTGACTGCGCCCATAAACCGCGGATAAGAATGAATCGCCGGATTTATAATTTAATACTTTGGGGTCAATTTCATGACCCTTGGCTTGGCGCACCCAGCCCATCTTCGATAAAATCACGGTGACGGGTTCTGAGGGTAACAGATCAGTTTCTTTAATGATTTGTGCTTCTGCGCGAATGACCAATGCTGATTTTCGATTATCACCATATTTTTCTGCATCTTCTAACATTTCTTTTTTGATTAATGTCGTTAAACGCGCTTCTGATCCTAAGGTTTTCTCAAGCCCATCACGCTCAGTCGCTAACTCATCTTGCTCGCCACGAATTTTCATTTCTTCAAGTTTTGCTAGATGACGTAATTTTAATTCTAAAATCGCTTCGGCTTGTAGATCTGATAAAGCAAAACGCTGGATTAAAATTGGCTTAGGCGTTTCTTCCTCACGAATAATTCGAATTACTTCGTCCAGATTAAGATACGCAATTAACAATCCTTCTAACAAATGTAATTTTGCGAGCACTTTATCCAAGCGATATTGTAAACGTCGACGAACGGTGATCCTACGAAAAACCAACCACTCTTGAATAATTTCCAATAAATTTTTAACGCGTGGGCGGCCATCCAAACCAATCATATTTAAATTAATGCGATAACTGCGCTCTAAATCGGTGGATGCAAATAAATGCGCCATGACGCTATCAACATCAGTGCGATTTGATTTTGGAACAATCACCAAACGGGTTGGATTTTCATGATCCGATTCATCCCGAAGATCTTCAATCATCGGTAATTTTTTTGCGCGCATTTGTGCAGCAATTTGTTCTAATACTTTTGCGCCTGAAGTTTGATAGGGCAATGCAGTCACCACAATATCATTGTCTTCTTTAATATAGGTTGCGCGCATTCTTAGCGATCCACCACCTTTTCTATAAATTTCAGCAATTTCTGCGCGTGGCGTAATGATTTCTGCACGAGTCGGATAATCTGGCGCTGGGACATATTGCAAAACGTCATCCAAGGTTGCTTTTGGTGTTTCTAAAACATGAACACACGCTGCAACTAATTCACGAATATTATGCGGTGGAATATCGGTTGCCATTCCCACGGCAATACCACTCCCGCCATTTAATAAAATATTGGGCAATCGTGCCGGCAATTGCATCGGTTCATTCAATGTGCCATCAAAATTCGGCATCCAATCAGTGGTGCCTTGATCGAGTTCTTTTAATAACACGTCAGCATATTTAGAAAGCTTAGATTCAGTGTAACGCATCGCAGCAAAGGATTTTGGATCATCCGGCGAGCCCCAATTGCCTTGACCATCCACTAACGGGTAACGATACGAAAAATCCTGCGCCATCAACACCATGGCTTCATAACACGCACTGTCACCATGTGGATGAAACTTACCTAACACATCACCGACAGTACGCGCCGACTTTTTATGCTTAGCAATTGCATTCAATCCAAGCTCAGACATCGCATAAACAATGCGTCGTTGTACAGGCTTTAGTCCATCGCCAATATGCGGCAACGCGCGATCTAAAATCACGTACATCGAGTAATCTAAGTACGCTTTTTCAGTAAATTCATGTAAGGGTTGTTGTTCCACCCCTTGAAGGTTCATCAATGGTAAGGTCATTTTTTTCCTATTTTAAATTTTTTGTATGCGTCCTGAATAAGCTGCTATCAGCTCATCTTTGGTTAACAAAGTAATTCCTTCGACCGTTGCTTGTGAGATAAGTAATCGATCAAAGGGATCTTTATGTAATAATGGTAAACTATCAATCGAAACTACATGTTCACTGGTTATTCCCAACTCTTTATAACCTTCATCACATAATGCTCGATGCAATATTCTTGCATCTACTTGAAAATCTTCACGCGCAAGACTTTTTTTGATCGCTATCTCCCAAAGACTCACAATACTGAAATAAATTTCATTGTCGCTCTCTTGAAGCAAATCACAAACGGCACGAGACAAACGTTCTGGAGAATTCGCAACCCACAGTAACACATGTGTATCAAGCAAAAATCTCATTCTTCACCATGAAAAAGACGCTCAATCTCTCCCTGACTTATTGTATCAAAATCGTC belongs to Gammaproteobacteria bacterium and includes:
- the parC gene encoding DNA topoisomerase IV subunit A, which codes for MTLPLMNLQGVEQQPLHEFTEKAYLDYSMYVILDRALPHIGDGLKPVQRRIVYAMSELGLNAIAKHKKSARTVGDVLGKFHPHGDSACYEAMVLMAQDFSYRYPLVDGQGNWGSPDDPKSFAAMRYTESKLSKYADVLLKELDQGTTDWMPNFDGTLNEPMQLPARLPNILLNGGSGIAVGMATDIPPHNIRELVAACVHVLETPKATLDDVLQYVPAPDYPTRAEIITPRAEIAEIYRKGGGSLRMRATYIKEDNDIVVTALPYQTSGAKVLEQIAAQMRAKKLPMIEDLRDESDHENPTRLVIVPKSNRTDVDSVMAHLFASTDLERSYRINLNMIGLDGRPRVKNLLEIIQEWLVFRRITVRRRLQYRLDKVLAKLHLLEGLLIAYLNLDEVIRIIREEETPKPILIQRFALSDLQAEAILELKLRHLAKLEEMKIRGEQDELATERDGLEKTLGSEARLTTLIKKEMLEDAEKYGDNRKSALVIRAEAQIIKETDLLPSEPVTVILSKMGWVRQAKGHEIDPKVLNYKSGDSFLSAVYGRSQEQVVFLDSTGRAYSLLANTLPSARGQGEPLSGHVTPPAGATFIAAMMGADDQYYIIASDAGYGFVVKLQELYSRNKAGKVLLKLPTAAQVLVPQLVSNLDSALIALITNEGRMLVFPVKELPELSKGKGNKMISINPKRAEAREEFVTDMQMINAGQSLELFSGKRKLVLKPKDLEHYHGERGRRGNKLPKGFQRVESMSAV
- a CDS encoding type II toxin-antitoxin system VapC family toxin, which produces MRFLLDTHVLLWVANSPERLSRAVCDLLQESDNEIYFSIVSLWEIAIKKSLAREDFQVDARILHRALCDEGYKELGITSEHVVSIDSLPLLHKDPFDRLLISQATVEGITLLTKDELIAAYSGRIQKI